One genomic region from Strix uralensis isolate ZFMK-TIS-50842 chromosome 5, bStrUra1, whole genome shotgun sequence encodes:
- the LOC141944545 gene encoding cytokine receptor common subunit beta-like isoform X1, with translation MSMKEIFILLLNLYLVFSVQVLRESIPMKSLSCYNDYNSQMTCTWMEHSEAHALISMILYHRRDKENKEMLCKRQPENDLREAPDSYVHWVCRNTTNNFGIGVDDFYSFKPNKILQAELNVSLFQNVQTLPPQNLSVILVRSGDFLLTWKAADGSQGLGNALEYEVTYKRQWESWEKAASLLLSNTTLCHLSRDSLVPGSSYVARVRARPGQASGFSGQYSEWSKEASWETPEGGLQPRNLRCLFNGADRLMCSWEVKKEIITSVLFGLFFRATLASAYVLGPWQCACASPMEFLPCPIPPGLSSTSFSPLREEECSPVHERALPHAPYVVQSCEISVSNSSSQSQYRVSVRAKTEEKLIEAYKNIKVLPPANVSVTVTESQEYELRWTKHTLGYNFIKQRYQVEYWKNNQYEKTLQTLNISNDEPPFIFTQQMLASSTEYRAKMRARVNTPLDYEGPWSEWSEEFTWKTENVLPPVVLPVVLPALIITLLIVAYCSYKYFLRKRKMWEEKIPNPSKSLLIQSYLGKVHLGNWPTSSQLDLSKYNLSEKMEQASFLEVVDRQTKTLAEYPEVQAKKTNISPVTLDLQNSYHALNEPEHAPVVFSSQTAGHSFPVSRRNSADENIASQTAIPCFAFNGPYLYSPVMSSQPDMHQTLEVDPVGAREKSVSLQYVTLPKEDCPQAPQRQEQPGAGPPQPFLLPAQKEMMQHLDDEKEVSPAPPACRKGTNMRTEEQKSPKALSCTTSPQQCPLEYITTESLFLPSASDSTHPPLVTAGELPCDPQEPQPPSDHSCHEFSSGKTAVMVSISGQAPTSSPELHLDTFGDYLTVPLDLHGHSEPTKISLPVLQKGNDLHRKQPLSEGNLVVLNPDSSEPVFLCQVGDYCFHSLKSSVKLDISEEDQQVKKPSEGKTTPGKPVSDDKTITGKEKDESKMQAIQLFKNLKSNDYFSWQQSLRITEIR, from the exons ATGAGCATGAAAGAGATTTTCATCCTTCTGCTGAATCTGTATTTGGTCTTCAGTGTCCAAGTCCTTCGAG AGAGTATCCCTATGAAGAGCTTGAGCTGCTACAATGACTACAACTCACAGATGACCTGCACATGGATGGAGCATTCAGAGGCTCATGCCCTTATTAGTATGATTCTTTACCACAGGCGTGATAA GGAGAACAAGGAGATGCTTTGCAAACGCCAGCCAGAAAATGACTTACGAGAGGCCCCAGACTCCTATGTGCACTGGGTTTGTCGCAACACTACAAACAATTTTGGAATAGGGGTAGATGACTTTTACAGCTTCAAACCCAACAAGATACTTCAAGCAGAACTAAATGTCAGTCTTTTCCAAAATG TTCAGACCCTCCCACCTCAAAACCTCTCGGTCATCTTGGTGAGATCAGGAGACTTCTTGCTGACCTGGAAAGCAGCTGATGGAAGCCAAGGGCTGGGCAATGCACTGGAGTATGAAGTCACTTACAAGCGGCAGTGGGAGTCCTGGGAG AAAGCTGCCTCGCTCTTGCTCTCCAACACCACACTTTGCCATCTCAGCCGTGACAGCCTTGTCCCAGGGAGCAGCTACGTTGCCCGTGTGCGAGCCAGACCAGGCCAGGCCAGTGGCTTCTCTGGGCAGTACAGCGAGTGGAGCAAGGAGGCGTCATGGGAGACCCCTGAAG GTGGCCTTCAGCCCAGGAACCTTCGCTGCCTCTTCAACGGTGCAGATCGTCTGATGTGCAGCTGGGAAGTGAAGAAAGAGATCATCACCTCTGTCCTCTTTGGCTTGTTCTTCAGGGCTACTCTGGCATCAGCGTACGTGCTCGGCCCATGGCAATGTGCCTGCGCCTCTCCCATGGAGTTTCTGCCCTGTCCCATTCCCCCTGGTCTCAGCTcaacctctttttctcccctcagagAAGAGGAGTGCTCTCCTGTGCATGAGAGGGCTTTGCCCCACGCCCCGTACGTGGTCCAGAGCTGTGAGATCTCTGTTAGCAACTCCAGCAGTCAGAGCCAGTACCGTGTGTCTGTCCGGGCCAAGACAGAGGAGAAGCTGATTGAAGCCTACAAGAACA TTAAGGTGCTGCCACCTGCAAATGTGTCGGTAACAGTGACAGAGAGCCAAGAGTATGAACTGAGGTGGACAAAACACACTTTGGGATATAACTTCATAAAACAGAGATACCAAGTTGAGTACTGGAAAAACAACCAATATGAAAAG acTCTCCAGACATTAAATATCAGCAACGATGAACCTCCTTTCATCTTCACGCAGCAGATGCTGGCATCATCTACAGAATACAGGGCAAAAATGCGTGCAAGGGTGAATACACCCCTGGATTATGAGGGGCCTTGGAGTGAATGGAGTGAGGAGTTCACATGGAAGACTGAGAATG ttctgCCCCCAGTGGTTCTCCCAGTGGTGCTCCCAGCTCTCATCATCACTTTGCTAATAGTTGCTTATTGCAGCTATAAGTATTTCCTCAG gaagaggaaaatgtgGGAGGAAAAGATTCCGAACCCCAGCAAGAGTCTCCTGATCCAGAGCTACCTGGGG aaagtacATTTAGGAAACTGGCCAACAAGCAGCCAGCTGGACCTCAGCAAATACAACCTTTCAGAGAAGATGGAGCAGGCCAGTTTCCTTGAAGTTGTGGACAG GCAGACGAAGACTTTGGCAGAGTACCCTGAGGTGCAGgctaaaaagacaaatatttcgCCTGTTACTCTGGACCTACAGAACTCATATCATGCTTTAAATGAGCCAGAGCATGCCCCAGTTGTCTTCTCAAGTCAGACTGCTGGTCATTCCTTTCCTGTTTCAAGGAGAAACAGTGCTGATGAAAATATTGCTTCCCAGACAGCAATCCCTTGCTTTGCTTTCAATGGTCCATACTTGTACAGCCCAGTGATGTCCTCGCAGCCTGATATGCATCAGACCCTGGAAGTGGACCCAGTGGGAGCCCGTGAGAAATCAGTTTCCCTTCAGTATGTTACCCTCCCAAAGGAAGACTGTCCCCAGGCTCCACAGAGGCAAGAACAACCAGGAGCAGGCCCTCCACAGCCCTTCCTGCTCCCAGCTCAGAAGGAAATGATGCAGCACCTTGACGATGAGAAAGAAGTCTCACCGGCCCCACCAGCCTGCAGGAAAGGCACAAACATGAGAACAGAAGAGCAGAAATCTCCAAAGGCTCTTAGCTGTACCACATCTCCTCAGCAGTGCCCCTTGGAGTACATCACCACAGAGAGCCTGTTTCTGCCATCAGCCAGTGACTCCACGCAtccaccacttgtcactgctggGGAGTTACCTTGTGACCCACAGGAGCCGCAGCCCCCCAGCGACCACTCTTGCCATgagttttcttctgggaaaacTGCTGTCATGGTCTCCATTTCAGGTCAAGCACCAACCTCTTCTCCTGAATTGCACCTGGATACATTTGGAGACTATCTTACTGTGCCTTTAGATCTCCATGGACATTCAGAACCCACAAAGATTTCTTTGCCTGTCTTACAGAAGGGAAATGATCTTCATAGAAAGCAACCTTTGTCAGAGGGTAACTTGGTGGTGTTAAACCCTGACAGCAGTGAGCCAGTTTTCCTTTGCCAGGTTGGTGACTATTGCTTCCACAGCCTAAAATCCAGTGTAAAGTTGGATATTAGTGAGGAAGACCAGCAAGTCAAGAAACCTTCTGAAGGCAAGACAACACCTGGGAAGCCTGTATCTGATGATAAAACCATCACTGGCAAGGAGAAGGATGAATCAAAAATGCAGGCTATTCAGCTTTTCAAAAACCTGAAATCAAATGATTACTTTTCCTGGCAGCAATCTTTGAGGATCACAGAAATCCGTTAA
- the LOC141944545 gene encoding cytokine receptor common subunit beta-like isoform X2, with protein MSMKEIFILLLNLYLVFSVQVLRESIPMKSLSCYNDYNSQMTCTWMEHSEAHALISMILYHRRDKENKEMLCKRQPENDLREAPDSYVHWVCRNTTNNFGIGVDDFYSFKPNKILQAELNVSLFQNVQTLPPQNLSVILVRSGDFLLTWKAADGSQGLGNALEYEVTYKRQWESWEKAASLLLSNTTLCHLSRDSLVPGSSYVARVRARPGQASGFSGQYSEWSKEASWETPEGGLQPRNLRCLFNGADRLMCSWEVKKEIITSVLFGLFFRATLASAEEECSPVHERALPHAPYVVQSCEISVSNSSSQSQYRVSVRAKTEEKLIEAYKNIKVLPPANVSVTVTESQEYELRWTKHTLGYNFIKQRYQVEYWKNNQYEKTLQTLNISNDEPPFIFTQQMLASSTEYRAKMRARVNTPLDYEGPWSEWSEEFTWKTENVLPPVVLPVVLPALIITLLIVAYCSYKYFLRKRKMWEEKIPNPSKSLLIQSYLGKVHLGNWPTSSQLDLSKYNLSEKMEQASFLEVVDRQTKTLAEYPEVQAKKTNISPVTLDLQNSYHALNEPEHAPVVFSSQTAGHSFPVSRRNSADENIASQTAIPCFAFNGPYLYSPVMSSQPDMHQTLEVDPVGAREKSVSLQYVTLPKEDCPQAPQRQEQPGAGPPQPFLLPAQKEMMQHLDDEKEVSPAPPACRKGTNMRTEEQKSPKALSCTTSPQQCPLEYITTESLFLPSASDSTHPPLVTAGELPCDPQEPQPPSDHSCHEFSSGKTAVMVSISGQAPTSSPELHLDTFGDYLTVPLDLHGHSEPTKISLPVLQKGNDLHRKQPLSEGNLVVLNPDSSEPVFLCQVGDYCFHSLKSSVKLDISEEDQQVKKPSEGKTTPGKPVSDDKTITGKEKDESKMQAIQLFKNLKSNDYFSWQQSLRITEIR; from the exons ATGAGCATGAAAGAGATTTTCATCCTTCTGCTGAATCTGTATTTGGTCTTCAGTGTCCAAGTCCTTCGAG AGAGTATCCCTATGAAGAGCTTGAGCTGCTACAATGACTACAACTCACAGATGACCTGCACATGGATGGAGCATTCAGAGGCTCATGCCCTTATTAGTATGATTCTTTACCACAGGCGTGATAA GGAGAACAAGGAGATGCTTTGCAAACGCCAGCCAGAAAATGACTTACGAGAGGCCCCAGACTCCTATGTGCACTGGGTTTGTCGCAACACTACAAACAATTTTGGAATAGGGGTAGATGACTTTTACAGCTTCAAACCCAACAAGATACTTCAAGCAGAACTAAATGTCAGTCTTTTCCAAAATG TTCAGACCCTCCCACCTCAAAACCTCTCGGTCATCTTGGTGAGATCAGGAGACTTCTTGCTGACCTGGAAAGCAGCTGATGGAAGCCAAGGGCTGGGCAATGCACTGGAGTATGAAGTCACTTACAAGCGGCAGTGGGAGTCCTGGGAG AAAGCTGCCTCGCTCTTGCTCTCCAACACCACACTTTGCCATCTCAGCCGTGACAGCCTTGTCCCAGGGAGCAGCTACGTTGCCCGTGTGCGAGCCAGACCAGGCCAGGCCAGTGGCTTCTCTGGGCAGTACAGCGAGTGGAGCAAGGAGGCGTCATGGGAGACCCCTGAAG GTGGCCTTCAGCCCAGGAACCTTCGCTGCCTCTTCAACGGTGCAGATCGTCTGATGTGCAGCTGGGAAGTGAAGAAAGAGATCATCACCTCTGTCCTCTTTGGCTTGTTCTTCAGGGCTACTCTGGCATCAGC agAAGAGGAGTGCTCTCCTGTGCATGAGAGGGCTTTGCCCCACGCCCCGTACGTGGTCCAGAGCTGTGAGATCTCTGTTAGCAACTCCAGCAGTCAGAGCCAGTACCGTGTGTCTGTCCGGGCCAAGACAGAGGAGAAGCTGATTGAAGCCTACAAGAACA TTAAGGTGCTGCCACCTGCAAATGTGTCGGTAACAGTGACAGAGAGCCAAGAGTATGAACTGAGGTGGACAAAACACACTTTGGGATATAACTTCATAAAACAGAGATACCAAGTTGAGTACTGGAAAAACAACCAATATGAAAAG acTCTCCAGACATTAAATATCAGCAACGATGAACCTCCTTTCATCTTCACGCAGCAGATGCTGGCATCATCTACAGAATACAGGGCAAAAATGCGTGCAAGGGTGAATACACCCCTGGATTATGAGGGGCCTTGGAGTGAATGGAGTGAGGAGTTCACATGGAAGACTGAGAATG ttctgCCCCCAGTGGTTCTCCCAGTGGTGCTCCCAGCTCTCATCATCACTTTGCTAATAGTTGCTTATTGCAGCTATAAGTATTTCCTCAG gaagaggaaaatgtgGGAGGAAAAGATTCCGAACCCCAGCAAGAGTCTCCTGATCCAGAGCTACCTGGGG aaagtacATTTAGGAAACTGGCCAACAAGCAGCCAGCTGGACCTCAGCAAATACAACCTTTCAGAGAAGATGGAGCAGGCCAGTTTCCTTGAAGTTGTGGACAG GCAGACGAAGACTTTGGCAGAGTACCCTGAGGTGCAGgctaaaaagacaaatatttcgCCTGTTACTCTGGACCTACAGAACTCATATCATGCTTTAAATGAGCCAGAGCATGCCCCAGTTGTCTTCTCAAGTCAGACTGCTGGTCATTCCTTTCCTGTTTCAAGGAGAAACAGTGCTGATGAAAATATTGCTTCCCAGACAGCAATCCCTTGCTTTGCTTTCAATGGTCCATACTTGTACAGCCCAGTGATGTCCTCGCAGCCTGATATGCATCAGACCCTGGAAGTGGACCCAGTGGGAGCCCGTGAGAAATCAGTTTCCCTTCAGTATGTTACCCTCCCAAAGGAAGACTGTCCCCAGGCTCCACAGAGGCAAGAACAACCAGGAGCAGGCCCTCCACAGCCCTTCCTGCTCCCAGCTCAGAAGGAAATGATGCAGCACCTTGACGATGAGAAAGAAGTCTCACCGGCCCCACCAGCCTGCAGGAAAGGCACAAACATGAGAACAGAAGAGCAGAAATCTCCAAAGGCTCTTAGCTGTACCACATCTCCTCAGCAGTGCCCCTTGGAGTACATCACCACAGAGAGCCTGTTTCTGCCATCAGCCAGTGACTCCACGCAtccaccacttgtcactgctggGGAGTTACCTTGTGACCCACAGGAGCCGCAGCCCCCCAGCGACCACTCTTGCCATgagttttcttctgggaaaacTGCTGTCATGGTCTCCATTTCAGGTCAAGCACCAACCTCTTCTCCTGAATTGCACCTGGATACATTTGGAGACTATCTTACTGTGCCTTTAGATCTCCATGGACATTCAGAACCCACAAAGATTTCTTTGCCTGTCTTACAGAAGGGAAATGATCTTCATAGAAAGCAACCTTTGTCAGAGGGTAACTTGGTGGTGTTAAACCCTGACAGCAGTGAGCCAGTTTTCCTTTGCCAGGTTGGTGACTATTGCTTCCACAGCCTAAAATCCAGTGTAAAGTTGGATATTAGTGAGGAAGACCAGCAAGTCAAGAAACCTTCTGAAGGCAAGACAACACCTGGGAAGCCTGTATCTGATGATAAAACCATCACTGGCAAGGAGAAGGATGAATCAAAAATGCAGGCTATTCAGCTTTTCAAAAACCTGAAATCAAATGATTACTTTTCCTGGCAGCAATCTTTGAGGATCACAGAAATCCGTTAA